A single region of the Verrucomicrobiota bacterium genome encodes:
- a CDS encoding DUF234 domain-containing protein yields EDFCRARFAGAQRYWESDVELDLVAPDPEDQAQLLVAEVKCRRLSDAERRNVLRQLEGKWNRCTLRQRHPKARLAVIDASILRP; encoded by the coding sequence TCGAGGATTTTTGTCGCGCGCGATTTGCCGGCGCGCAACGCTATTGGGAGAGCGATGTGGAACTGGATTTGGTCGCGCCCGATCCGGAAGACCAGGCGCAGTTGCTGGTGGCAGAAGTCAAATGCCGGCGTCTCTCGGACGCAGAACGGCGAAATGTTCTACGCCAGCTTGAAGGCAAGTGGAACCGCTGCACGTTGCGCCAGAGACATCCGAAGGCTCGCCTGGCCGTAATCGATGCGAGCATCTTGAGGCCATGA